The sequence CGGTAAGGTCCGGGCATGGGGGCGACGCGGTGAATCGTCTCTAAACGCCCCCTTCTTCGGCCCAAGCTTAGGCCGCCCCCGCCGACGGACTATCCCATGAACGTGGGATGGTTCGCTTCGACACCCATCAAAATCGGGAGTCCGGGGGCCGGGTCCCCAAGAGTCTGAAAGGGCGGCTCCCGGCCCTTCCCCGGACCGGAGACCCGCTCCTGTCAGACCAGCCGATCCTTCAGGGCCCTGGCGACGGCCTGGGACTTCGAGTGGACGTGGAGTTTTTCATAGATGTGCTTGATATAGGACCGGACCGTATCGAGGCTGATCCCGAACCGCCGGGCGATTTGCTTGTAACCCTCTCCCTGGACGAGGGCCGTCAGGACGTCTCGCTCCCGGGGCGTCAGGTCGGCCTCGGGGATGGCAGGAGTGGCGCTCTGCTGGAAAAACTGCAGGACCCGCCGGGCGACCCGGGCCGTCATCGGGGCGCCCCCGGCGTGGATCTCCTGGATGGCCTGGAGGATACGGGCCGGCGGCGTCTTCTTCAGGAGGTACCCGCTGGCGCCGGCGTAAAGGGAGTCGAAGATGGCCTTCTCGTCCTCGTAGACCGTCAGCATCAGGATCTCGACCTCCGGGAAATGAGCCTTGATGAGGCGGACGCCCTCGATGCCCGAAAGGCCCGGCAGGCCGATGTCCATCAGGACCACGTCGGGCGCCGTCCGCCGGACTTTCTCCACGATCCCCTCGCAGTCGGGGAAGACCCCGACGCACCGGAGGCCGGGCGTCTCCTGGATGAGCTGGGACAGACTCTCCCGGAATTCGGCATGGTCTTCGACGACGATGACCCGAATGGTCATACCTTTACCTGAGTTCCATCTTGCATCCTGCAAGATATATCCGGCTTGGGTGCCTTCCCTCCCCCCTTTATGGGACCGGGACCTCCAGCGTGACGGTCGTCCCCTGCCCAGGCTGAGAAACGACATGGAGTATCCCGCCGATGGCCCGGGCCCGCCGTTCCATGTTTCGGAGGCCGTCGCCGGCGGCGGCCGCCGTCGTATCGAACCCGACGCCGTCGTCCTGGACCGTGAGCCGTAAGACATGATCCTGAACCCGCACGGTCACGCGAGCTTTCTGGCATCGGGCGTGGCGCACGACGTTATGGACGGTCTCCTTGAAAATGAGGTAGAAGTCTCGCCGGAGCTCCATCGGCAAGCGCAGGCGACGGCCGGCGTCGGCATCAGGCAAGTCCAGCTCCAGCTCGATGGAACGGGCCTCGAAGACTTCGACGGCGAATTCTCGAATCCGCTCGAGGACATCGTCCAGCCGGTCGTGCTCGGGGTTCATCGTCCAGACGATGTCCTCCAGCGTTTCCAGCATGGCCCGGGCGTTCTCGCCGATGCGGCGGATGAGGGAGCCCGCCTTAGGGGACCAGCCGGCCGTCTCCCGGTAAGCCATCTCGGCAAAGACCGAGATGCTCCCTAAGGTCGACCCGAGGTCGTCGTGGAGGTCCGTGGCGATGCGGGTCCGGAGCCGTTCCATTTCGAGGACGCGCCGGACTCGGCGGTGGTGGACGGCCGTCAGGAGGCCCGTCAACCCGATGATGACCAGGGCGATGAACCAGGCAGTCTGCCAGAAAGGCGCGGCGATACGGAACTCGAAGACGGCCGGGGTTTCGCTCCATACGCCGTCGGCGTTCTGGGCGTGGACCTTGAAGACGTACCGACCCGGCGGGAGGTGGGTGAAGTTCACGTACCGCCGGTCGGTGATGCCGCTCCACTCCTTATCGAGGCCGACCAGCATGTAACGATACCGGACGCGCGTCTCGTCCTCTAGACTGATGCCGACGAACTCGAAGGCGACCGAATGCTGAGAATACCCGAGGTCTGCCCGACCCTGCCGCAGGGCCATCGGCTCCGGGCGTCCGAAGACCTGGAACTGCGTGATGTAGACCGGCGGTGGAGGCGCTGGCAGGTGGAAGTCTGGCCGGTAATGGGTCACGCCGTTTTCCGTGCCGAACCAGAGGTCTCCCTCGATGTCCTCATAGCACGCCAGCACGCCGTCTCCGGCCAAACCCTCCCGGGGGGTTAGCCGTTCCCATACGACCTGACCGTCTGGACCCAGTCGCAGTCGGTCGACCCCCCGGTCGGTCCCGAACCAGAGTCGTCCCTGCCGGTCTTGGAGGATGCAACTGACCCAATCGCTGGAGAGGCCCTGAGCGGTCGTGTAGTTGCGAATCGCCCGGACGGCTGATCCCTCTACGATGAACTCGCTGACACCGCCGAAGCGCGTCCCGAACCAGAGATGGCCGGCCTGGTCCTTCCCGGCGGCCCGGATGTGGTCGTCGGCCATCCCGTCGGCCCTTCCGTAACGGGCGACCTCGGTCAGGACGGGGCGGCCGGCGTCATCGGTCCGGACCGAGAGGCGGACGAGGCCACCCTCAAAGAAGCCGACCCAGAGGTCGCCTCCGCCGTCCCGGACGATGGCCGTCACCAGGGCCCTTGGGGCTTCTACACGCACGGGAAAGTTCACGAGCCGACCGCGATGCGAGACCCAGCTCACGCCGAGCTCGTGCCCGACCCAGAGGTCGCCCCCGTCGTCCCGATAGAGGACCCGCGCCCGCCGCCCGATCCAGCCGTCCTTCTCCCGATACGTCACGAACCGTTCGCCCCGGTCAGTCGGCACGACCCGGCTTATGCCGGTCTCCGTCCCGACCCACACGGCGCCCGCCCCGTCTTTTCCAAGGGCGAGGACGTAATCGTCGGCCAGTCCATCGGCGGCGGTGTATCGGACGATGCGGCCCCCGGCCCATTTCGCGAGGCCCAACCTCGTGCCGAACCAGAAGGCTTCCGGCCCGTCTTGCAGGACGGCGTTCACCGAATGGTCCGGGAGGCCGTCGGCGACCGTGTAGTTGACGATGTGGTCGGCCCTAAGCTTGCTGAGGCCGACCGTCGTCGCAAACCACAGGTTGCCTTCCCGGTCTTGAAAGACGTCGAGGACGTCGTTCCCGGCCAGCCCGTGGGCCGCCGTGTAATGAACGACGGAGCCGTCTCGCCGGAGGGCCCAGACGCCGTAGCCGTTCGTACCGATCCACAGGTCCCCCGCCGAATCGACCCAGAAGGCCCGAATCCACTTGTCGGCCAGAAAAGCCAGGCCAGCCGGGAGCCGGGCCCATTCCCAGGTCGGTGGTCGAATGCGCTTTAGGCCCTGGCGGGTCCCGACCCAGACGTTCCCGTCGGGGTCTTCGGCCAGACAGTATACCTCGACGTCATCCCATCGGCCGATGGCGACCCATCGGCCCCCGGCGTCCCGCCGCAGACGGTAGAGCCCGAATTCCGTCCCGACCCACACGTCCTGACGGCGGTCGGCCATGATCGCCAGGACGGGGGTCCGCCACGGGTAGCCCTCGGCCACGACCGGGACAAATCGGGCCCCGGCCCATCGGAAGAGGCCGCCGTCGGTCCCGACCCAGAGCGACCCGTCCCGGAATC comes from bacterium HR11 and encodes:
- the liaS gene encoding Sensor histidine kinase LiaS — its product is MIWTSWDLRRWLGWALGGLLGLGGVPGWPQQVPFRNYTARDGLPRNTVRTVYQDRQGFLWLGTPSGLSRYDGATFVHFTTKDGLPDDSINRVLEDSAGRLWIATNFNGLSRYRPGTFHNHAVIPNRSRAPENRVNAAFGFRDGSLWVGTDGGLFRWAGARFVPVVAEGYPWRTPVLAIMADRRQDVWVGTEFGLYRLRRDAGGRWVAIGRWDDVEVYCLAEDPDGNVWVGTRQGLKRIRPPTWEWARLPAGLAFLADKWIRAFWVDSAGDLWIGTNGYGVWALRRDGSVVHYTAAHGLAGNDVLDVFQDREGNLWFATTVGLSKLRADHIVNYTVADGLPDHSVNAVLQDGPEAFWFGTRLGLAKWAGGRIVRYTAADGLADDYVLALGKDGAGAVWVGTETGISRVVPTDRGERFVTYREKDGWIGRRARVLYRDDGGDLWVGHELGVSWVSHRGRLVNFPVRVEAPRALVTAIVRDGGGDLWVGFFEGGLVRLSVRTDDAGRPVLTEVARYGRADGMADDHIRAAGKDQAGHLWFGTRFGGVSEFIVEGSAVRAIRNYTTAQGLSSDWVSCILQDRQGRLWFGTDRGVDRLRLGPDGQVVWERLTPREGLAGDGVLACYEDIEGDLWFGTENGVTHYRPDFHLPAPPPPVYITQFQVFGRPEPMALRQGRADLGYSQHSVAFEFVGISLEDETRVRYRYMLVGLDKEWSGITDRRYVNFTHLPPGRYVFKVHAQNADGVWSETPAVFEFRIAAPFWQTAWFIALVIIGLTGLLTAVHHRRVRRVLEMERLRTRIATDLHDDLGSTLGSISVFAEMAYRETAGWSPKAGSLIRRIGENARAMLETLEDIVWTMNPEHDRLDDVLERIREFAVEVFEARSIELELDLPDADAGRRLRLPMELRRDFYLIFKETVHNVVRHARCQKARVTVRVQDHVLRLTVQDDGVGFDTTAAAAGDGLRNMERRARAIGGILHVVSQPGQGTTVTLEVPVP
- the liaR_2 gene encoding Transcriptional regulatory protein LiaR, with the protein product MTIRVIVVEDHAEFRESLSQLIQETPGLRCVGVFPDCEGIVEKVRRTAPDVVLMDIGLPGLSGIEGVRLIKAHFPEVEILMLTVYEDEKAIFDSLYAGASGYLLKKTPPARILQAIQEIHAGGAPMTARVARRVLQFFQQSATPAIPEADLTPRERDVLTALVQGEGYKQIARRFGISLDTVRSYIKHIYEKLHVHSKSQAVARALKDRLV